The DNA region GCTCCCGCCTACAACCGCAAGATCGTCTTCACGTCCAGTGTCGCGGCGTTGATGGGTAACCCCGGCCAGTTCAACTACACCGCCGCCAAGGGCGCCATCATCGCCGTCACCAAGACGCTCGCCCGCGAGCTTGGTGCATTCGGCATCAACGTCAACGCCGTCGCTCCCGGCTTTGTTGAGACCCGCCTGACGGCCGCCAAGGGCCCCGGCAATGAGCTCGGCATTCCCGAAGAAATGCGCCAGATGGCCAAGATGATGATCTCGCTCGGGCGTCTGGGAGTCCCTGAGGACATTGCCAACGTGACCGCCTTCCTGGCCTCGTCCGACTCGGACTTCATCTCCGGTGTGACCATCCCGGTCACCGGCGGCCAGATCGGCGGGATGTAGCCAGATGGCGTTGAACACGGACTTCATCGGGCGGACGTACCGAACGGATGCGGCCTACCTGGTCGGCCGGGAGAAGGTCAGGGAGTTCGCTGACGCGATCGGGGACAAGAATCCGCTCTACCACGACGTCGACGCCGCGAAGGCCGCCGGACATCCGGACCTGATCGCCCCACCGACGTTCCCGTTTGTGATCACGTTCAAGGCCATGGTCGGCGCGATCGGCGATCCGAGCCTCAACCTCGATTACGGGCGCGTGGTCCACGGCGAGGAGCACTTTGCCTACCAACGCCCTCTCTACGCCGGCGACGAGGTGATCGTCGAATCGACGATCGTGGACATCTCGGCGGTCGGGAAAAACGAGTTGCTAGCGCTACGCCAGGACGTCAAGACCGTCAAGGGCGAGTTGATTGTCTCCACCACGAATGTGACCGTCTCCCGCGGCACCGCACCTGAAACTTCGGAGGCCTAGATGAGCGCCACTATCGCAATCCCGTCGTTTGACGACGTCAGCGTCGGTGATGAGCTGCCCGCCCAGTCCTTCCCCATCCAGCGTTACAACTTGGTCATGTACGCGGGTGCGTCGGGAGACTTCAACCTGATCCACTGGAACGAACGCATCGCCACGATGGTCGGCCTGCCCAACGTCATCGCCCACGGCATGTTCACGATGGCCGAGGCTGCCCGAGTTCTGACCGACTTCGCGGGGGACCCGTCGCGGGTTGTTGAGTACGGGGTTCGCTTCACGC from Candidatus Nanopelagicales bacterium includes:
- a CDS encoding SDR family oxidoreductase translates to APAYNRKIVFTSSVAALMGNPGQFNYTAAKGAIIAVTKTLARELGAFGINVNAVAPGFVETRLTAAKGPGNELGIPEEMRQMAKMMISLGRLGVPEDIANVTAFLASSDSDFISGVTIPVTGGQIGGM
- a CDS encoding MaoC family dehydratase N-terminal domain-containing protein codes for the protein MALNTDFIGRTYRTDAAYLVGREKVREFADAIGDKNPLYHDVDAAKAAGHPDLIAPPTFPFVITFKAMVGAIGDPSLNLDYGRVVHGEEHFAYQRPLYAGDEVIVESTIVDISAVGKNELLALRQDVKTVKGELIVSTTNVTVSRGTAPETSEA
- a CDS encoding MaoC family dehydratase N-terminal domain-containing protein; this encodes MSATIAIPSFDDVSVGDELPAQSFPIQRYNLVMYAGASGDFNLIHWNERIATMVGLPNVIAHGMFTMAEAARVLTDFAGDPSRVVEYGVRFTRPVVVPDDDKGATVDVSAVITEKREDGNVVVELTARSADVDVLGKARGVIRLRD